The Megalops cyprinoides isolate fMegCyp1 chromosome 10, fMegCyp1.pri, whole genome shotgun sequence genome window below encodes:
- the LOC118785004 gene encoding sperm-associated antigen 1-like, which produces MSAENTAALLGGETRRTCKIPVEHLDYDYIRECNDVKYLEKILNMLRSGEEGIYPHLIQFCEERIEKLDPKSRALRKDLPPATAASFSADEWRQISEELKTWEQEVKTNEVELRRLAVFDDVKKAPPVRGSNCSVPLNQNTVSNGVKKSKETPLPRDYREWDKFDVEKECQIIDKGIEVSSSPTALPQIKQKVDTEALTLKEKAIIADREKDKGNEAFKAKDYEEAVVYYTRSLSVLPTAAAYNNRAQAKIKLQHWHSALRDCQSVLELEPGNLKALLRRATVQKELGQLETAAEDLRSVLQAEPQNTIAEKLLLEVKQKMTDIPAEGQKKGKKILIEEVEDNEEQSKWSHDLHQPLCPAEPSQRVGGESVAAPAERGDEMGNAQKKPPSRGDGGPHAEHAHQGHRRSKRGSIDKCRVQDSAKKDLVNGAQGTKSHEADQSGHSEAQPGGDNSRLDAPCGALPPPLARLKNEGNQLFKNGQFADALEKYSQAITGFTDAGIDSPEDLSILYSNRAACYLKDGNSTDCIQDCTKALELRPFSLKPLLRRAMAYESLERYRKAYVDYKTVLQIDIGVQAAHDSVNRITKLLIEQDGPDWREKLPEIPLVPLSAQQHRREEPPSEEVLQARAARAAEEAAKRAEARFASLKQEGNDCVKRGQLQEAVEKYSECLKLKPDECAIYTNRALCYLKLELFGEAKQDCDTALQMEPTNKKAFYRRALAYKGLKDYLACSSDLQEVLQLDPNVQEAERELEEVTVLLRQSLAAGSPGKPRKSVPIKEVDGSDEEADTSGRTSVDGGEGPCATGNHCSAGTERPANAYEFGQALNAARSQGDTAAGAELLRGVPPETLPLYVSNQLDGHTVGFIMQALDGHLLQEDPYLVYQHLSHLHTAERFSTVLLLLDKNERRQMTQLFEHLSAVEAEGFTANDVQNLANKYI; this is translated from the exons CCGCGCTCTGCGGAAGGACCTGCCTCCTGCCACAGCGGCCAGTTTCTCAGCAGATGAATGGAGACAAATCAGTGAAGAGCTGAAG ACATGGGAGCAAGAAGTTAAAACGAATGAAGTGGAACTCAGACGGCTGGCAGTCTTCGATGATGTAAAGAAGGCGCCCCCCGTGCGTGGCTCAAATTGCTCTGTTCCTCTTAATCAG AACACTGTTAGTAATGGAGTTAAGAAAAGCAAAGAGACTCCCCTTCCTCGGGATTACAGAGAATGGGACAA GTTTGACGTTGAAAAAGAATGCCAAATAATTGACAAGGGTATTGAAGTAAGCAGTTCTCCAACAGCTCTGCCCCAGATCAAACAGAAGGTGGACACAGAGG CTTTGACGCTGAAAGAGAAAGCCATCATAGCAGACCGCGAAAAAGATAAAGGAAATGAGGCATTCAAAGCTAAAGATTATGAAGAGGCGGTGGTGTATTATACAAG GAGTCTGTCAGTACTGCCAACCGCAGCTGCATACAACAACAGGGCCCAGGCCAAGATCAAACTCCAGCACTGGCACAGCGCCCTCCGTGACTGTCAGAGcgtgctggagctggagcctGGCAATCTGAAAG CCCTGCTGCGCCGCGCCACCGTGCAGAAAGAGCTGGGCCAGCTGGAGACGGCTGCCGAGGACCTCAGGAGCGTGCTGCAAGCCGAGCCACAAAACACCATTGCAGAG AAACTTCTGCTGgaagtgaaacagaaaatgactgaCATTCCAGCAGAAGGGCagaagaaaggcaaaaaaatacTCATAGAGGAAGTGGAGGACAATGAGGAGCAAAGTAAGTGGTCACACGATCTACACCAGCCTCTGTG TCCAGCTGAACCCAGCCAGCGTGTGGGTGGGGAGAGCGTCGCTGCTCCTGCTGAGAGGGGAGACGAGATGGGGAACGCGCAGAAAAAGCCCCCCAGCAGAGGGGATGGGGGCCCCCATGCCGAGCACGCCCACCAGGGCCACCGGAGGAGCAAGAGGGGGAGCATAGACAAGTGCAGAGTGCAGGACTCCGCAAAGAAGGATCTGGTGAACGGAGCGCAGGGGACCAAGAGCCATGAGGCTGACCAGAGCGGCCACAGTGAGGCTCAGCCCGGCGGGGACAACAGCCGGCTCGACGCCCCCTGCGGGGCGCTGCCCCCCCCTCTGGCCCGGCTCAAGAATGAAGGGAACCAGCTCTTCAAGAACGGACAGTTTGCCGACGCTCTGGAGAAATACTCCCAGGCCATCACCGGCTTCACAGACGCAG GTATCGACAGCCCAGAGGATCTCTCTATACTCTATTCAAATAGAGCAGCATGCTACCTGAAAGACGggaacagcacagactgcatCCAGGACTGCACCAA AGCCCTGGAGCTTCGGCCCTTCTCCCTCAAGCCCCTCCTCCGCAGGGCCATGGCTTACGAGTCGCTGGAACGCTACCGCAAGGCCTACGTGGACTACAAGACCGTGCTGCAGATCGACATCGGGGTGCAGGCCGCCCATGACAGCGTCAATAG gatCACCAAGCTGCTGATCGAACAGGACGGTCCTGACTGGAGGGAGAAGCTTCCGGAGATCCCCCTGGTGCCCCTGTCGGCCCAGCAGCACCGGAGGGAGGAGCCGCCGAGCGAGGAGGTCCTACAGGCCCGGGCCGCCCGCGCCGCCGAGGAGGCAG ccaaaCGGGCGGAGGCGCGGTTCGCCTCGCTGAAGCAGGAGGGGAACGACTGCGTGAAGAGGGGCCAGCTCCAGGAGGCTGTGGAGAAGTACAGCGAATGCCTTAAGCTGAAGCCGGACGAGTGCGCCATCTACACCAACAG GGCCCTGTGTTACCTGAAACTGGAGCTTTTCGGAGAGGCCAAACAGGACTGTGACACAGCCCTGCAGATGGAGCCCACCAATAAGAAGGCCTTCTACAGACGGGCCCTGGCCTATAAAGGTCTAAAG GACTACCTGGCGTGCAGCTCAGACCTGCAGGAGGTGCTCCAGCTGGACCCCAACGTGCAGGAGGCGGagcgggagctggaggaggtgacGGTGCTGCTGAGGCAGAGTCTGGCCGCAGGCTCCCCGGGCAAACCCAGGAAGAGCGTTCCTATCAAGGAG GTGGACGGCAGCGACGAGGAAGCGGACACGTCGGGCAGGACCAGCGTGGATGGAGGAGAGGGCCCCTGTGCCACGGGCAACCACTGCAGCGCGGGCACGGAGCGGCCCGCTAACGCCTACGAGTTCGGACAGGCCCTGAACGCGGCGCGGTCCCAGGGCGACACGGCCGCGGGCGCGGAGCTGCTCCGCGGCGTCCCCCCGGAGACGCTCCCCCTGTACGTCAGCAACCAGCTGGACGGGCACACCGTCGGCTTCATCATGCAGGCGCTGGACGGacacctgctgcaggaggaccCCTACCTAGTGTACCAGCACCTCAGCCACTTGCACACAGCGGAGAGGTTCTCg ACGGTCCTGCTGCTTCTGGACAAAAACGAGCGGCGGCAAATGACTCAGCTGTTCGAACACCTGTCCGCCGTGGAGGCCGAGGGCTTCACAGCCAACGACGTGCAGAACCTGGCCAACAAGTACATCTGA